The sequence below is a genomic window from Amia ocellicauda isolate fAmiCal2 chromosome 6, fAmiCal2.hap1, whole genome shotgun sequence.
tattgggttgagatctggtgactgtgggggccagtttagtacagtgaactcattgtcatgttcaagaaaccaatttgaaatgattcgacctttgtgacatggtgcattatcctgctggaagtagccatcagaggatgggtacatggtggtcataaagggatggacatggtcagaaacaatgctcaggtaggccgtggcatttaaacgatgcccaattggcactaaggggcctaaagtgtgccaagaaaacatcccccacaccattacaccaccaccagcagcctgcacagtggtaacaaggcatgatggatccatgttctcattctgtttacgccaaattctgactctaccatctgaatgtctcaacagaaatcgagactcatcagaccaggcaacatttttccagtcttcaactgtccaattttggtgagcttgtgcaaattgtagcctctttttcctatttgtagtggagatgagtggtacccgctggggtcttctgctgttgtagcccatccgcctcaaggttgtacgtgttgtggcttcacaaatgctttgctgcatacctcggttgtaacgagtggttatttcagtcaaagttgctcttctatcagcttgaatcagtcggcccattctcctctgacctctagcatcaacaaggcattttcgcccccacaggactgccgcatactggatgtttttcccttttcacaccattctttgtaaaccctagaaatggttgtgtgtgaaaatcccagtaactgagcagattgtgaaatactcagaccagcccgtctggcaccaaaaaccatgccatgctcaaaattgcttaaatcacctttctttcccattcagacattcagtttggagttcaggagattgtcttgaccaggaccacacccctaaatgcattgaagcaactgccatgtgattggttggttagataattgcattaatgataaattgaacaggtgttcctaataatcctttaggtgagtgtatatatatatatatatatatatatataaaatatataatcccTTTTTAGTAtaattgtgattttgttttgttatataaaGACTAATGAATTGAACGTTTAACAATGTGTcactatatgtatatacaaaacACCTTATTATCATAATCATAACGATTACCTATGATACATTTCCTAACATTTCCATTAGGGGAGTTAAGCTTTATTAATggattagtttgttttcatgAGACTCAATTGCAGCACACGTTACCTGTCTTTATTGACAAGTATAAAGGACAGAATAATCTTTACAATAGCAAATGGAAGTAATTACCTACCATGCATTCACAGGCAATCTCGGAGAGGAACTGGATGCTTATTTAGGAAGAACTTGTTCTTGTTCTGTGTGTTGTCTGTTCAATATTCCTTGTTGTTAACTCTGCTAGGACTAATTTTGCATCCAAAATGGTTACAAATGTTATGAGGATTTTAAAATCTGATCAGGAAACCAAATACTATTATTGAATGTATTGAAGTCCCCTGGGAACTGaatgtttaatttaactttGTGAAAGACAGACATTAATCACAATCTTATCAGatgttctgttgttgttgttcttgttattatttttttaattgttaacaTTTTAGTGGAAAATAACAACCCAAACCAGCAagattttatacaaattaaataagtcAGAAATTGAGATGTGAACATAGTATTAAACATCTGCCTAAATCTAAgcaatgtaattatatatatatatatatatatatacactcacctaaaggattattaggaacaccatactaatactgtgtttgaccccctttcgccttcagaactgccttaattctacgtggcattgattcaacaaggtgctgaaagcattctttagaaatgttggcctatattgataggatagcatcttgcagttgatggagatttgtgggatgcacatccagggcacgaagctcccgttccaccacatcccaaagatgctctattgggttgagatctggtgactgtgggggccagtttagtacagtgaactcattgtcatgttcaagaaaccaatttgaaatgattcgacctttgtgacatggtgcattatcctgctggaagtagccatcagaggatgggtacatggtggtcataaagggatggacatggtcagaaacaatgctcaggtaggccgtggcatttaaacgatgcccaattggcactaaggggcctaaagtgtgccaagaaaacatcccccacaccattacaccaccaccagcagcctgcacagtggtaacaaggcatgatggatccatgttctcattctgtttacgccaaattctgactctaccatctgaatgtctcaacagaaatcgagactcatcagaccaggcaacatttttccagtcttcaactgtccaattttggtgagcttgtgcaaattgtagcctctttttcctatttgtagtggagatgagtggtacccggtggggtcttctgctgttgtagcccatccgcctcaaggtttgtatgtgttgtggcttcacaaatgctttgctgcatacctcggttgtaacgagtggttatttcagtcaaagttgctcttctatcagcttgaatcagtcggcccattctcctctgacctctagcatcaacaaggcattttcgcccacaggactgccgcatactggatgtttttcccttttcaaaccattctttgtaaaccctagaaatggttgtgcgtgaaaatcccagtaactgagcagattgttaaatactcagaccggcccgtctggcaccaacaaccatgccacgctcaaaatggcttaaatcacctttctttcccattcagacattcagtttggagttcaggagattgtcttgaccaggaccacacccctaaatgcattgaagcaactgccttgtgattggttggttagataattgcattaatgagaaattgaacaggtgttcctaataatcctttaggtgagtgtatatatatatatatatatagacactatATATAAAGTTTACTAcgaatgtatatttattttaataaataattaggcTGCTCAGTCACACATTGACTTGCTTAAAGTTAACATCATGAAGAATAATAAACAGATtgcttgctgtgctggattggGTGCAAGGAATCTTGCTGATTGTGTCTCCTGGCTGAAAGGCTACAATTGTATACAATACAGAGGCTGGGCTGTTCTGCAGGGAGTGTGTTTCCACTGCCTCTCCAGAGGTaaacagtaaacacacacagccatactactattactacttagAATAAGATGTTAATTATAATTACttaaatttaactttttttattgctaCATTTGTTTCATGCTTGTATGCATGATGAGTGTTCTTGGTCAAACtgggaacattttaattaaacaatggcaggtcatattaaaataataccaGCATTCTACTGCAGCAATGTTGCTGTGAACACTCTTGCAAGATTTGAAACCTCCTTATGCCAGATGCaatatttatacacatacatttcTTAGAAAAGTACGTTTTCAGAAAAGGAAATGCCCGGatgcattaatttaaaataaatcaataaagcaATGCATATCAAATTGCATTCATAAAGGCAGGTTTCTTAATTTCAAGAAGCATGCCAATCATATTTCAACTGCAAAATCAAGTTTGAAAAATCACATACAATCAAATTGTGTGTTCTGCCTTTTTAAGAGAACACAGCGATCCCGCATTGCGCAAGCGCACTGGACATTTCCCGCGGACGCGACTGCCTGCGCTCATGGGCGCTGTGAACACGCCGTCAGCTGACTAGTAGCATCACTGCTCGTCACCCcgcactgtatacacacaccacAGTCGGGCAGGGTTGTTATGATACCCAGGGAAAAGGGGGGAAAAGGGACTATTGCTTCTCCATGGCCGCAGAAATACACCCGAAACCGCAGACCCGTAGACCCGTCCTTCTGAATAAGATCGAAGCGTCGCAAGATGTGGTCAACACGGCGGTGATCATCCCCAAGGAGGATGGGGTCATCAGCGTCTCAGAGGACAGGTAGGCGAATCACGTCCTTCCAGCGAAAATAGCATTGCAGCCTGCATGGCGATCTCTGTATGAACCAGAACTAGGTTTGCAGATTGTCAAAGGAAGTGCTTGTCTTGGAAAAAGACATGCTGCTGCGCATTAGACTGGGATTGCTGCTCCAGCGCATGATTGAGGTCTTGAGAGCGTATGAAGACATCAGCCATTTAAAGCCCCAATGCAGAATGCGTTCATTACACAGTCGCAGGTCCTTCACAGTCACTGCATGGATATTGACTCCCCCAACACGAAATGAGCTGCAGCTTTCAACTCAGGCAAAGTTGGGGAAAGTAATTGTAAGTGATGTTATCATAAACAATGTATGCACATAATGCACATTATAGATATTGTGTAGATCACGTATTGTAATCTTGTTatgctttaaattatttttgtacaATGAACGAACATCAGTGTGGGGATGATCTGTCAGCTGACTTGACAAGACACCATAGGTCAATTACTCCCTCTTCCTATTCGCTCAGCTATGCAGTCAAGTTGTAACAGGCAGATCTAGAGCACTGACACTAAACTATGTAACAATTAGGTTGGTTTTACATAATGTACCAGCTTTTAATTGTGCCTGAAGTAATCTATACAGTACACATTTACGTATAGTATATCCCAATTAATCTTTTGTATAGTAAAAAATGACTCCAAAGAATTCTGAAGCATGAACTGCTGCCTGCCAGGGATTTATTAAAACTGATATAAGTAGAAATAAGGCTGGGAGTAATACTGGGGTCTGTGCAACTGTCTATGGTGGAACCACTCAGTGTCTGCTTAACTTACTGTCAAAAGTAAGTCTGAATAGTAAATgcatagttaaataaatatatttttgttatcaTTATAACTAATTGTATTCTACTGACACCTGTATACACATTCAACAACATAATTGTACTATATTTAGTGAACTGTAAAAAGTCACAGAGCAAAATTTATATAGTGTATAGTGTGGTatgttatacagtgagggaaaaaagtatttgatcccctgctgattttgtacgtttgcccactgacaaagaaatgatcagtctataattttaatggtaggtgtattttaacagtgagagacagaataacaacaaacaaatccagaaaaacgcatttcaaaaaagttaaaaattgatttgcatgttaatgagggaaataagtatttgaccccttcgacttagtacttggtggcaaaacccttgttggcaatcacagaggtcagacgtttcttgtagttggccaccaggtttgcacacatctcaggagggattttgtcccactcctctttgcagatcctctccaagtcattaaggtttcgagactgacgtttggcaactcgaaccttcagctccatccacagattttctatgggattaaggtctggagactggctaggccactccaggaccttaatgtgcttcttcttgagccactcctttgttgccttggctgtgtgttttgggtcattgtcatgctggaatacccatccacgacccattttcaatgccctggctgagggaaggaggttctcacccaacatttgacggtacatggccccgtccatcgtcactttgatgcagtgcagttgtcctgtccccttagcagaaaaacacccccaaagcataatgtttccaactccatgtttgacggtggggatggtgttcttggggtcattcctcctcctccaaacacggcgagttgagttgatgccaaagagctcgattttggtctcatctgaccacaacactttcacccagttctcctctgaatcattcagatgttcattggcaaacttcagacgggcctgtacatgtgctttcttgagcagggggaccttgcgggcgctgcaggatttcagtccttcatggcgtagtgtgttaccaattgttttcttggtgactatggtcccagctgccttgagatcattaacaagatcctcccgtgtagttctgggctgattcctcaccgttctcatgatcattgaaactccacgaggtgagatcttgcatggagccccagaccgagggagactgagttattttgtgtttcttccatttgcgaataatcgcaccaactgttgtcaccttctcaccaagctgcttggcgatggtcttgtagcccattccagccttgtgtaggtctacaatcttgtccctgacatccttggacagctctttggtcttggccatggtggagagtttggaatctgattgattgattgcttctgtggacaggtgtcttttatacaggtaacgagctgagattaggagcagtccctttaagagaatgctcctaatctcagctcgttatctgtataaaagacacctgggagccagaaatcttgccgattgataggggatcaaatacttatttccctcattaacatgcaaatcaatttataactttattgaaatgcgtttttctggatttttttgttgttattctgtctctcactgttaaaatacacctaccattaaaattatagactgatcatttctttgtcagtgggcaaacgtacaaaatcagcaggggatcaaatacttttttccctcactgtatatgaatgCATAATTAGAGTACAAGGTACATCAGCTACGTAAATGAGGTGAATGCATACTACAAAATATGTCTGCAGAGAAAGTGTGTAGCAAAACCACAAGTTAGACGACAGGTGCATGCGATCTTATCTTAGACACTTTCCTGTGTGAGTAACTGATTAAAACTGCCTTCTGGGTTCCTTTCAGATTTACAGTACACACAAGTGGAAGTGTCTACAAAGAATATACTATAGTTTGAACCCTGTATTTTGCATCACTGAAATACAGTTTGAAAAGCCATTATATACAAAATGCAGGATCCTAATTATAGCACCTCGGAACGAGAGTCATAGGTTATATCATTAGGAAGTAAAGTATTATTTGCTTAATATCAGTAGAAGAATCAATGCACATGATGGctggattttgtgtgtgttgagaACAGCATAAAATAGATTGTATGTTAAGCATATTTTTGCCTGTCACATCTATTGCTTTTGTAGACATCTAGTGACCTTTTTTCTGCATGGTGGTGAGCTCAGCCATAGCTGTGCACATGATTACAGATAAGTTGGGTTTCCTGGCATCCGTTTTCCATAGCCTCATTCAACAGCAGCAGAAATGCAGGCAAAACCACTATGAAATGTGAGATTTTAATACATAATTACGTTGgaagattttagtttttattaatgCCTTTCCCCCCCTCTTACCTAAGCTTTTGCTGTCTTTTCAGGACAATCAGAGTATGGCTGAAGAGGGACAGTGGGCAGTACTGGCCCAGTATCTACCACTCTATGCCATGTAAGCGTTCATTGGCTATCCCCTCCCTTGTTTTGAGCAGTACCACTGTTGAATCATTGTGCTATACTCGTCTGTCCTTTGTTCTTGATTCTGACTGGGCTTGCTTTGCTGTTATTGCCCATGCTTCCCTTTGCCTAACCACAATTCAATATGCTGTATGTTGCCCTTCTCTGTTCACTGCCCACACTCCTCACCACATGTCCAATACTTAATTCTTATTTCATACAAAGTTGTAGCTGGGTATTGTAATGTCAGAGACAGAAGGCCATTTTCAAAGAAACTTTCCTCTACTCTAAAATGACAGTTTGAAAAAGGGAAACTAtggcttaaaaaataaaaaaagaatctcAAAAAAAGATATACGTGTCACTTTACAACTGCAGTATAAAAAGTCCCTGAGTATGCAGCATTTCTGAAAGGTTCTTGCAGTTAGAGTTACCTTGGTATCTCAGCCTCTCTTTTCTCAAAAGCTGGGTTTTGTCGAAAAAAGAGGGAAAATGGACAATGGCGAGTGTACATTCCTGCACTGTTCAAACATTCAGTTCATTTAAGAGTCATTCTACCCATTGCTCAAAATCTGTAGGATCAGCGtcagtgtaaaaaaaatattagtaGCCAACATTTTTAAGTTTCTTGAACACTTGCGCAAGTGGGGTAAATTCCACAGAAATGCAATAGCTGAAAAAACTGATtatcaaaacacatttaaagatCTGTCCATTCTGGAAACCAAGTGATGCTTTTCTGTCACTACCTGCATTATTGTAGTTTTCTAGGCAGGTGTATTGACATATAAATCATAATTGTATCATTCATCAGAACTTATACAGACTACAATATTTTGCAAATCAAGCAATAGAAAATCTAATGTTAGTTTTTAGTAATAATGTTGGAGTGGTTTTGCATTGGGGAGCTTTTATGTTATCTTTAATATTTGTCAGTTTCCTTATGGTTGCCACAAGATATTCCGGAGCAGTAAGAATCCAGTGGAGGAAGAAATATTAGtctgaattaaaaaaagtgCAGGAGTAGCTGTACTAACTTGCATTTGTTGCTTGCCCCTCCTCCTCATAGCTCCATGTTCCTGTATGTCTTTCAATCCAGAGACGAGGAGGCTGTCTGTTGGAATGGACAGTGGACAGATTTCTGTAAGTCAATCCCGCTGAATAGAGAGCAGATGACTTCCGATCAGATAGGCCTCTTTGGTTATCCACCGTGGAGATGTGGAGGGAATGAAAAAAGGGACATATCACTTGAttgaaacaagaaaaaggaCACCTCCGTTTTTTGATCTGGGATTTATTGAATGAAGTCCGTAAACTCTGCAGGGCTGTGAGGATCAAAGGTTTAAGACATTTGAAGAAAGGGTCAACTCCACTCTGctgcaataaacaaaacaaaaatcttatttacattttcacagGCCTTACTCCTTTCCTCTATTAATTGTGCATGAGGCCTGACAATCATGGGTAAAGCCTGACTGTCCAagttaaatattattaaaattaactgATTGGTACATGTACTGATGTACTAGTTTCCATTGAGAAACAATTGTCAATGAATGTAGGAGAGCTTGAGATCCTTAACACAAGGTTTTTTTTCTCTGCAAATTTGAACGCGCTATAATGTCGGGCAAAGAGGAAATGTAGTTAGAGCAATTATATAATACCAGTATGGGAAGTATTTGTTGGTATCAAGactcaagaaaacaaaatgacccccccccacaaaaaaaactgtaatgAAAGGATTTACCATCCTGCCTTTGTGGTCAATTTTTTTCctcagtcagtgtgttttgtttgagtTTGCTCCTTCTATGCTGTTtcagtattttgtttattattggaTCTTTTCAAATGTCCATATTACAAAATGTGCTTTTCCGTTTCCTCAGGAATTTACCCTTTCTGAAGATTACAACAAGATGACCCCAGCACGGAGCTACCAGGGTGAGACAGGATGTTTGGGTTCATAAATTTCATCAGCTTACTGCAACTGAATGCTAACTACAGGAGTTCACAGCAGGGACACAATTTTCTTCAAAAATGCCAAAGTGCACTTTTTTTATAATCCGTTCACAAAAGTTACttgttttctcatttatttcccCCCTTAACTAGCAGTTAGATTTGACAGGGGTGTATTGTAACATCACAGGACTCTTCAGATTCAGCGTACATTTAGGATTGTGGCTTTGCTACTGCACTGCTTTCCACTCTCCCAGTCTTACACTGCATTTGCTGCTGACACTGTGGTTCTGCGGTCTTCCTCCCTCCTCTGTAACACAGTGTTTTTGTGCCGTAGCTCACCAAGGCAGAGTGACGGTGGTGCTGTTTGTGCTGGAGATGGAGTGGGTGCTAAGCACTGGGCAGGACAAGAACTTCACTTGGCACTGCTCCGAGAGTGGGCAGAGACTGGGTGGATATCGCACCACGGCCTGGGTGTCCGGGCTGCAGTATCCTTCCACACAGGGTTGGGAGCTCTTCAAGTTGCATTTCGTGGGTGGGTTCTTACACTGCCAGACTGATCATCTCAGCAGGAAGCCTGTCTGAGGAATGTTGCTGGAAAACAAGTTTTTCTACATGAGTTTATTTTGACTCACGCTTGCTTGACACATATTCAGATTCCATGctttaatgtgaaataaataaattgcaatCTGTCAACCTGTGATTTAGAACGACAAAGAGAATGGAATGTAGGAAGTCATTCAGTGACCTACAACCCAGACACTTGTAATCACTGTAGTGCTGGGCTAGGACTTCAGGGGTGTTGTGCTTGAATTTACCAGATATTTACAGATTTGTGAAAGGAGAAATCGCCACTAGAATGTGATATTTCATCTACAGCCATAAACAAGTCTGATTTATGTCTAGCAGTTAGTTTTAATCAACTAAGAAAGAATGAGGCCAGTTGGGCCCTTGCTCCTGCTTAAACAATTTAGGAAGAATATCATTTTTGCTCCTGAATTGAAGCAGGGAAACTTGCCCAGCATAAAGACAACCCTTAACCAGTGTGGTCAGGTTTGATGTTGAGACGAGACATGCTTTTGTGGGCGATCACTCGGGCCAGGTGACCATCCTAAAACTGGAGCAGGACAACTGCAGCCTCGTCACCACCTTTAAAGGACACACAGGTATGTCTTAGCTCTGCTGTCTATAGCCTTCTCAGGTATTATTCTTAAGGTCTGTGATATTCCCatactttaattaattaatcccaTAACTGTTTCTAAGTTTGTTGTCTCAGTTATATTTACATGAGTTCTGTAACCACTCACTCTTACATACTAGTCAGTTTGTATTGAGCATCAGTTAACTCTAAAAGACATTCTACGAGTCTAAACTCACAATTTGTGTATTTCAAATTTAGGCAAATGTTACTCTATAAAATAACCACAACCCATCTTTCCGGCACTATGCAGGATGAGCTACACATTACAGGGAAGTGAAACTAAGTGGAAATGTATAAATAGCAATTTGAAGGTATCAGTAATTTTAACATCTGTCTTCTCCCCAAGGAAATCTTGAGAGCACTTGTGTTTTCTCGGTAGTTCTATCAAGTTTTCAAAGACTTGTCCAAACTTGGTATTTGTTAATGGAACCTGACTATCCCCAGTGGTTTGTAGAGATGCATCACCAACAGCATAGTTCCTAAAATTCACACTAAAATTTGCTGCTGGGTCATCGCCTTATATAGGGGCCTCCAGTCAGAGTACTTTAAAAGAACCCCTTTGAGCTGTAAGGATTGCTTTCCTTAATTACAGAGTTTGGCCTTTTTGCcagttgaaaaaaataataatctcatTTTAACTGCAAATTCTGCAGgaggaaagttttttttttttttgctttgaacTTAGTGgcacaatttattttaaagattcaAACATTCAGGAgatatacttttatattttcaacAGAGTTGTTCTGATGACCTTGTTGGATTAATCCCTTTGTGAATTCCTCTCAGGGTTCCACTAGGTCAGTAAAGAGTCTTGGATTATGGCCACCAAGCTGTTCGATCCAGGGAGGAGGACTGCCATTGCTTACATTACTTACACTTAGATGATTATTTGATTGTCCTTAGTCCATTTTGTGTGATATACTTTCTTAGGTTTTCTTCTGACTCCACTACTGGAATGTTCCTCTAGACACGGTGCATTGATGATGCccttctcagttttgtcctgaCAACTGAGCTGCCCCAGTCAGCATGGCAGGCCGGAGCCCCAACTGGGACTGGTTATGTAATGGTGACATAAGCAATGTCTGGCTGTCAGTTTCTCTCTGGCCAGCTGGTGGAAACTCCAAGATAAATGTGGCATTCTTCATGAATTGTTAGCCAAGgcaaaaaatgaaaacccaAAAATGGGATTTGATCAATTTAAAACAGCCTTATATGTCTAATGTTGTACCATGTTAGCCAGGTCGCCGAGTGGGGAGTCCTGACCCAGATAGTGAAGTTAAGCTGTTGTGTCTCTCTCCAGGCAGTGTGACGGCTCTGTGCTGGGATCCAGTCCAGAGGGTCCTTTTCTCAGGGAGCTCTGACCACTCCATCATCATGTGGGACATTGGAGGCAGGAAAGGAACCGCCATTGAACTGCAGGGTCACAAGTAAGTGTTAAAAAAGTGTACGATAGACCAGTGGCAAACACTCTGCCCAGGCTGAGCAAGCTTGTACACAGTGGCACGTAGCAGGCTGCTGTGGAGGGGGGAATCCCAAATGGTTTGATGTCACCTGAATGAGAAACTGTGTCTCTCTGACTGAGGACTTTATCCAGTTGAACAGTGTTGATTGACTCCTTAGAAATAATACTCTTTCTTTGTTAAACTagagaaataataaaaggtGTTAAAGTGGTATCCCTCAaagtataaatattaaaaaaattaaaaagttttGTAAGGGTTGAAGGTAAACCACAGCTCTAATACTTAAAACATAGAAAGGTAaaaccaacaaaataaaaatagatgcaTCACATGCTTCAAAGACTACCTTCCATCTTGAGGAATCTTTCCTGGATTCAGATTTTAGCCTTTTTATGCAGTTACCAACGCACTATGCTATATATTATTGTCTAACC
It includes:
- the wdfy2 gene encoding WD repeat and FYVE domain-containing protein 2 isoform X1; protein product: MAAEIHPKPQTRRPVLLNKIEASQDVVNTAVIIPKEDGVISVSEDRTIRVWLKRDSGQYWPSIYHSMPSPCSCMSFNPETRRLSVGMDSGQISEFTLSEDYNKMTPARSYQAHQGRVTVVLFVLEMEWVLSTGQDKNFTWHCSESGQRLGGYRTTAWVSGLQFDVETRHAFVGDHSGQVTILKLEQDNCSLVTTFKGHTGSVTALCWDPVQRVLFSGSSDHSIIMWDIGGRKGTAIELQGHNEKVQGLCYAPHTRQLISSSSDGGIVIWNMDVKRQETPEWLDSDSCQKCEQPFFWNFKQMWDSKKIGLRQHHCRKCGKAVCGKCSSKRSTIPLMGFEFEVRVCDSCHESITDEDRAPTATFHDSKHNIVHMHFEATRGWLLTSGADKIVKLWDMTPVVS
- the wdfy2 gene encoding WD repeat and FYVE domain-containing protein 2 isoform X2, which produces MAAEIHPKPQTRRPVLLNKIEASQDVVNTAVIIPKEDGVISVSEDRTIRVWLKRDSGQYWPSIYHSMPSPCSCMSFNPETRRLSVGMDSGQISEFTLSEDYNKMTPARSYQAHQGRVTVVLFVLEMEWVLSTGQDKNFTWHCSESGQRLGGYRTTAWVSGLQFDVETRHAFVGDHSGQVTILKLEQDNCSLVTTFKGHTGSVTALCWDPVQRVLFSGSSDHSIIMWDIGGRKGTAIELQGHNEKVQGLCYAPHTRQLISSSSDGGIVIWNMDVKRQETPEWLDSDSCQKCEQPFFWNFKQMWDSKKIGLRQCLLHCADDTPPAPQGRCRDSLGWTV